One genomic region from Leptospira tipperaryensis encodes:
- a CDS encoding methyl-accepting chemotaxis protein, whose protein sequence is MFRKSLGIFIGLAIVLNGFLFLSVQNFYSPASETTTTSESLLGILPTLNESLLGTEEAVAEFSIHFSVGKDKDALVSDLEEVEASLKKLKTLLSTSKQSEDPEVRKFEKSITVLFSSTNEFKEKILTSSDLKKEFPDISKADFYSELSQFRKSRTAFLAQSLKDTEVASMTQTSGNNFFTIILGYSSISIFLLGLLFWFNQAGHGMAQKFEQEYLRMRTAVDNVTTNIMMADSNLNIVYVNKAIRSMFGAVESDIRKQLGNFNLANLLGTNIDSFHKNPAHQRGLLGRFTETFRSSIEIGGRQFDLIANPIIDAKGTRLGSVVEWADVTEQNKILAQRQIENEELTRVKVALDNVTTNIMMADANLNIVYMNKAIRSMFNRAETDIKKQLGNFNLANLLGTNIDSFHKNPAHQRGLLGKLTDVFRSSISIGGRQFDLIANPIVDEKGNRLGSVVEWADVTEQNKIAAQREIENEELTRVKVALDSTTTNVMIADNDFNIRYMNKAVIEMFQNGESDIKKQFSQFNLKTLIGSSIDTFHKNPAHQRGLLGNFTNVHRASIKIGVRSFNLIANPIIDANGKRLGSVVEWSDVTNELVVQEEVERIVTAATNGDFVTRISLEAKTGFFLKLSQSINQLLEVSNRGLNEVVDALERISAGNLTQKITNEYHGTFGKLKEYSNTTMDKLNEIIGDIIIRSSSLVTSATEVSSTANSLSQGASEQAASVEETTSSLEQMTASIDQNAQNSRQTEQISSKSSKDAEEGGSSVVETVKAMKQIAEKISIIEDIAYQTNLLALNAAIEAARAGDHGKGFAVVASEVRKLAERSQKSANEISSLAGNSVAIAEKAGELISQIVPSIRKTADLVQEITAASDEQAAGVSEINKAMGQLDQVSQQNASASEELAAISEEMNSQAEQLRESVLFFKIVDGENKRSTNGGLAQRTPPTPSIAARKTALPAKKDVLAKPKSDTTGMSPADKFEKY, encoded by the coding sequence ATGTTTCGAAAAAGCTTAGGAATTTTCATTGGTCTGGCAATCGTGCTGAACGGTTTTTTATTTTTATCCGTTCAGAATTTTTATTCGCCAGCCTCGGAGACGACTACAACGAGCGAAAGTCTTTTGGGAATTCTTCCCACTCTAAACGAGTCGTTGCTCGGTACGGAAGAAGCGGTGGCCGAGTTTTCAATCCATTTTTCGGTTGGAAAGGATAAGGACGCATTAGTTTCCGATTTGGAAGAAGTCGAAGCGAGTTTGAAAAAGTTAAAAACCCTTTTATCCACTTCGAAACAATCCGAAGATCCAGAGGTTCGGAAGTTTGAAAAAAGTATAACCGTTCTCTTCTCTTCAACGAATGAATTTAAAGAAAAGATACTTACTTCCTCGGATCTAAAAAAAGAATTTCCGGATATTTCCAAAGCGGATTTTTATTCGGAGCTTTCTCAGTTTAGAAAGTCAAGAACCGCATTCTTAGCTCAATCGTTAAAAGATACCGAAGTGGCTTCTATGACGCAAACAAGCGGAAATAACTTTTTTACTATTATCTTGGGTTATTCTTCCATTTCGATTTTTCTTTTGGGACTTCTATTTTGGTTCAATCAAGCGGGTCACGGAATGGCGCAAAAGTTTGAACAAGAATATCTAAGAATGAGAACCGCCGTGGATAACGTTACCACGAATATAATGATGGCGGATTCCAACCTGAATATCGTCTACGTAAACAAAGCGATTCGTTCCATGTTTGGCGCCGTCGAATCGGATATTAGAAAACAACTCGGAAACTTTAATCTTGCAAATCTGCTGGGAACCAATATCGATTCCTTTCACAAAAATCCGGCGCATCAAAGAGGTTTGCTTGGTAGATTTACCGAAACCTTCCGTTCTTCGATCGAAATCGGAGGAAGACAATTTGATCTGATCGCAAATCCTATCATTGATGCAAAAGGAACGAGGCTTGGTTCGGTTGTGGAATGGGCCGATGTCACCGAACAAAACAAGATTCTCGCGCAGAGACAGATTGAAAACGAGGAGCTGACTCGGGTCAAGGTCGCTCTGGATAACGTCACAACCAACATCATGATGGCGGACGCAAACTTGAATATCGTCTATATGAACAAAGCGATTCGTTCTATGTTCAATCGGGCGGAGACTGATATCAAAAAACAATTGGGGAACTTCAATCTTGCGAATCTCCTCGGAACCAATATCGATTCTTTTCATAAAAATCCGGCGCACCAAAGAGGCCTGCTTGGCAAACTTACCGATGTATTTCGTTCTTCGATTTCGATCGGAGGAAGACAGTTTGATCTGATCGCGAATCCTATCGTGGATGAAAAAGGAAATCGCCTCGGTTCCGTCGTGGAATGGGCCGATGTCACCGAGCAGAATAAAATCGCGGCGCAACGAGAAATCGAAAATGAAGAATTGACTCGAGTTAAGGTCGCTCTGGACAGCACTACGACAAACGTCATGATCGCCGACAATGATTTCAATATTCGTTATATGAATAAGGCCGTTATTGAAATGTTCCAGAACGGGGAAAGTGATATTAAAAAACAATTTTCTCAGTTCAATTTAAAAACTCTGATCGGCTCGAGCATCGACACCTTTCATAAGAATCCGGCACATCAACGAGGGCTTTTGGGTAATTTCACCAACGTCCACCGGGCTTCTATCAAAATCGGAGTGAGATCTTTCAATCTGATTGCAAATCCGATCATCGACGCGAATGGAAAACGTTTGGGTTCCGTTGTGGAATGGTCCGACGTTACCAACGAACTCGTCGTCCAAGAAGAAGTCGAAAGAATTGTAACGGCGGCGACTAACGGTGATTTTGTGACTAGGATTTCCCTCGAGGCCAAAACCGGATTCTTCTTAAAACTCAGTCAGTCGATCAATCAACTTTTGGAAGTAAGCAATCGAGGTTTGAACGAGGTTGTGGACGCGCTGGAAAGAATTTCAGCCGGAAATCTCACCCAAAAAATCACGAACGAATATCACGGAACTTTCGGGAAATTGAAAGAATATTCCAATACCACGATGGACAAGTTAAACGAGATCATCGGTGATATCATCATCCGTTCTTCGAGTCTGGTTACCTCGGCAACTGAAGTTTCTTCTACGGCGAATTCTCTGAGTCAAGGCGCTTCGGAGCAAGCCGCGAGTGTGGAAGAAACCACCTCCTCTCTCGAACAGATGACGGCGTCGATCGATCAGAACGCGCAGAATTCCCGTCAAACGGAACAAATCTCTTCCAAGTCTTCTAAGGACGCCGAAGAAGGCGGAAGCTCCGTTGTTGAAACGGTTAAGGCCATGAAACAGATCGCGGAAAAGATCAGTATCATCGAAGACATCGCTTATCAGACGAATCTTCTCGCGTTGAACGCGGCGATTGAGGCTGCGAGAGCCGGAGATCACGGAAAAGGATTTGCGGTAGTGGCTTCCGAGGTTCGTAAACTTGCGGAAAGAAGTCAAAAATCGGCGAATGAGATCAGCAGTCTCGCAGGCAATAGCGTTGCGATCGCCGAAAAAGCGGGAGAATTGATTTCCCAAATTGTTCCATCCATTCGTAAGACCGCGGATTTGGTGCAAGAAATCACAGCGGCTAGCGACGAACAAGCCGCGGGAGTTTCCGAAATCAATAAGGCGATGGGGCAACTCGATCAGGTTTCTCAGCAGAACGCTTCCGCATCGGAAGAATTGGCCGCGATCTCGGAAGAAATGAATTCTCAAGCGGAACAACTCAGAGAATCGGTTTTGTTCTTTAAGATCGTAGACGGAGAAAATAAAAGATCGACTAACGGAGGATTGGCGCAGAGAACTCCTCCGACTCCGTCCATCGCAGCGCGTAAGACGGCTTTACCTGCCAAAAAAGACGTCTTAGCGAAACCAAAGTCGGATACAACGGGAATGTCTCCCGCCGATAAATTCGAGAAATACTGA
- a CDS encoding STAS domain-containing protein: MAFQFKKESVTFRLDNAQVSGLKIFIEGELTIYDAMELKETFDGLFKNPNSIFEIDLSRISKLDTSCLQILLALKKEARKQEFTIRFINHSHAVLKLIDLYGLTGFLRDKIKLQKEDLKEFSFQYGMGRD; encoded by the coding sequence ATGGCATTCCAATTTAAAAAAGAATCAGTGACCTTCCGATTGGATAACGCTCAAGTTTCGGGCTTGAAGATCTTTATTGAGGGCGAACTTACGATCTATGACGCAATGGAATTAAAAGAAACCTTCGACGGTCTTTTTAAAAATCCGAATTCGATTTTTGAAATCGATCTTTCCCGAATTTCAAAGTTGGATACTTCCTGTTTGCAGATTCTTTTGGCCCTTAAAAAGGAAGCGAGGAAACAAGAATTTACGATTCGTTTTATCAATCACAGTCACGCGGTTCTAAAACTTATCGATCTCTACGGTCTTACCGGTTTTTTAAGAGATAAGATCAAACTTCAAAAAGAAGACTTAAAAGAATTCTCCTTTCAATACGGAATGGGTAGGGATTAA
- a CDS encoding response regulator has protein sequence MKRILIVDDSAVFRKILNLHLSNSEFQIVEAVDGKDGLDKLQNEKVDLIVSDMNMPNMDGITFVKEIKKDPKNKFTPIIMLTTESQEEVKTEGLAAGARAWLTKPFSPEELVQTIHKLLP, from the coding sequence ATGAAACGAATTCTCATCGTAGACGATTCAGCCGTTTTTAGGAAAATTTTAAATCTACATCTCAGCAATTCCGAGTTTCAGATCGTAGAAGCCGTGGATGGAAAGGACGGATTGGATAAATTACAAAATGAGAAAGTGGATCTCATCGTCAGCGATATGAATATGCCGAACATGGACGGAATCACCTTTGTAAAGGAGATCAAAAAAGATCCCAAGAATAAATTCACTCCGATCATCATGTTGACCACGGAATCACAAGAAGAAGTCAAAACGGAAGGTCTCGCCGCAGGCGCTAGGGCTTGGCTTACAAAACCATTTTCACCAGAAGAACTCGTACAAACGATTCACAAACTTTTACCGTAA
- a CDS encoding response regulator yields the protein METELKKKTSLHSIPNDPVLIIEDKQENSILLESLCDEIGVKHELAVNGAEALKMIENQKYSLFILDLMMPVMDGASFLIKLKETQPNAVVLVQTAIDRSEKIIEIMKLGVFDYILKPIYPDVFLRTLQKALNYCHLKRMEENLAEIESQKLRSQLEWLTYKETIRKSDSESFEKTSIYSLKTSLSQGSGIGAMTSLLDMVDSVKIPDGDQYKVDKEILDLLLTNNRITKNMLLGLEKLLNLIDKELDPSIISTNAVLDQIKELPDQLKTFLLSKRITVNLPIFKREYKIKVNLSFLNLALEELFLNAYKYSSNNAPIEIFANINQGYFCITFKNRVNERPYGGIPEKFEQLVIQPFFRIYPPVENVSHLEKFGLGLGLTAVDHIVRKHSGLFFIHNANDHTSDDISLCVLAEIFLPLVQ from the coding sequence TTGGAAACCGAGTTGAAAAAGAAGACGTCACTTCATAGTATTCCGAACGATCCCGTTCTGATCATTGAAGATAAGCAGGAAAACAGTATTCTCCTGGAAAGTCTTTGCGACGAGATCGGCGTCAAACACGAGTTAGCCGTTAATGGCGCGGAAGCTCTGAAGATGATCGAAAATCAAAAGTATTCCCTTTTTATTTTGGATCTTATGATGCCGGTGATGGACGGGGCTTCCTTTCTGATAAAGCTCAAAGAAACTCAACCAAACGCAGTTGTTTTGGTTCAAACCGCGATCGATCGTTCCGAAAAAATCATAGAGATTATGAAACTCGGAGTTTTCGATTATATTCTAAAGCCGATTTACCCCGACGTCTTTCTCCGAACTCTTCAGAAAGCTCTAAACTACTGTCATCTAAAAAGAATGGAAGAAAATTTGGCCGAGATTGAAAGTCAAAAACTTCGAAGTCAATTGGAATGGCTTACATACAAGGAAACGATTCGTAAGTCCGATAGCGAATCCTTTGAAAAAACTTCGATCTATAGTCTAAAAACTTCCCTTTCTCAAGGAAGTGGAATCGGAGCGATGACAAGTCTTTTGGATATGGTGGATTCCGTTAAGATTCCCGACGGGGATCAATACAAGGTAGATAAGGAAATTTTAGATCTCCTTCTTACCAACAATCGAATTACTAAAAATATGCTTTTGGGTTTGGAAAAACTTTTAAATCTGATCGATAAAGAATTGGATCCTTCCATAATTTCTACGAACGCGGTCTTGGATCAGATCAAAGAGCTTCCGGATCAATTAAAAACGTTTCTTCTTTCAAAAAGAATCACCGTCAATCTCCCGATTTTTAAAAGAGAATATAAAATTAAAGTCAATCTTTCCTTTTTGAATCTGGCGTTGGAAGAACTCTTCCTCAACGCATACAAATATTCTTCCAATAACGCTCCAATTGAGATCTTCGCGAACATCAATCAAGGATACTTTTGTATCACGTTTAAAAACCGAGTGAACGAAAGACCCTATGGAGGAATTCCTGAAAAGTTCGAACAACTGGTTATTCAACCGTTTTTTAGAATTTATCCTCCGGTCGAAAACGTTTCTCATCTGGAAAAATTCGGTCTCGGATTAGGCCTCACCGCTGTGGATCATATCGTAAGAAAACACAGCGGGCTTTTCTTTATTCACAATGCGAACGATCACACTTCCGATGATATCAGTCTTTGCGTGCTCGCCGAAATATTTTTACCGTTAGTTCAATAA
- a CDS encoding PAS domain-containing sensor histidine kinase — MERDPKNFELSQELYEILVNQISDSILVTDSLLDFPGPKIIFANPAFCKMTGYSLQELIGETPRILQGPLTNRKLMGDLKRALRSGNDFSGETINYKKDGSSYNVEWHISAIRDANGDILYYISIQRDITERVRKGEFATRRLRLEMGITAATQILLSTSTELKILKYAMEQFLVFVDSERLYLFRNTESQDEAELFLEVVDPSIESTKTPLTKLISYAKNHARWKKIFSTGGYIQGTIRDFPELEISFFDQRQIQSITLIPLFVSNEWFGFAGFENFKTTQVVKEEIFTIRTFIDLISVFLERKNILEELKIHRERLEVLVQERTEELILQKEKAEKASRTKSEFLANMSHELRTPLNSIIGFSRLMQLPDEMEKENKYKDLIFHSGVHLLNIINDILDVSRIEAGKLFLNRSEFDLKNLISTSIEIILGEAITKRITISFEVLSDSDSDSDSDSDSDEYEMNGDPKRIRQVLLNLIGNSIKFTRPPGEVFVSLRKTDSEYEIIVKDTGIGIADVELPKIFDTFYQIKGENQGEFEGSGLGLPIVKKIIDAHEGSITAESRLGIGTTFSILLPIVLQKKDIVLSEDAGPNANIQPTENLEVDYPAGIKSSLIFIAIRERIFDSAIERYFTMNSQKFVSLRSPEDFSTIPQKSLDYHKILLYDTHLLLEDIGIVKVLRTWLLEEPKNRVLVLLDTADIPLPFLEDLLPFFPDYTIQNPFSLEKLKLILLEIQKERTFGNRVEKEDVTS, encoded by the coding sequence GTGGAACGCGATCCGAAAAATTTTGAGCTTTCGCAGGAACTTTATGAAATTCTGGTTAACCAGATTTCAGATTCGATCCTTGTTACGGATTCTCTTTTGGATTTTCCCGGTCCTAAAATCATTTTTGCAAATCCAGCTTTTTGTAAAATGACCGGATATTCTTTACAAGAGCTAATCGGTGAAACTCCTCGTATCCTGCAAGGACCGCTGACCAATCGAAAGCTGATGGGAGATCTCAAACGGGCTCTCCGATCGGGAAACGATTTTTCGGGAGAAACGATCAACTACAAAAAGGATGGGAGTTCCTACAACGTAGAGTGGCATATATCGGCGATTCGAGACGCAAACGGAGACATACTCTATTATATATCGATCCAAAGGGACATTACCGAAAGGGTCAGAAAAGGAGAATTTGCAACGAGGCGTCTTCGTTTGGAGATGGGAATTACCGCGGCCACGCAGATTCTTCTCTCTACGTCCACGGAACTAAAAATTCTAAAATATGCGATGGAACAGTTTTTGGTCTTTGTCGATTCGGAAAGACTTTATCTTTTTAGAAACACGGAAAGCCAGGACGAGGCCGAACTCTTTTTAGAAGTAGTCGATCCTTCCATAGAATCCACCAAAACTCCTCTTACAAAACTCATCTCCTATGCAAAAAATCACGCGCGTTGGAAAAAAATATTTTCCACGGGCGGCTATATACAAGGTACGATTCGAGACTTTCCCGAGTTGGAAATAAGTTTTTTTGATCAAAGACAGATCCAATCCATCACTTTGATTCCTCTTTTTGTATCCAACGAATGGTTCGGTTTTGCGGGATTCGAAAATTTTAAAACTACACAAGTGGTGAAAGAGGAAATTTTTACGATTCGGACCTTTATCGATCTGATAAGCGTATTCTTGGAAAGAAAAAATATATTAGAAGAATTAAAAATCCACAGGGAAAGATTAGAAGTTCTCGTCCAAGAAAGGACCGAAGAGTTGATTTTGCAAAAAGAAAAAGCCGAAAAAGCAAGCAGGACTAAGTCCGAATTTTTAGCAAACATGAGTCATGAATTGAGAACTCCCTTAAATTCCATCATCGGCTTTTCGAGACTGATGCAATTGCCCGATGAAATGGAAAAAGAAAACAAATACAAAGACTTAATCTTTCATTCCGGAGTTCATCTTCTCAATATCATCAACGATATTTTAGACGTATCTAGAATCGAAGCCGGAAAATTATTTTTGAATCGTTCCGAGTTTGATCTTAAGAACCTGATCTCTACTTCAATTGAAATCATTCTGGGGGAAGCGATTACCAAAAGAATAACGATCTCTTTCGAAGTTCTATCGGACTCGGACTCGGACTCGGACTCGGACTCGGACTCGGACGAGTATGAAATGAACGGAGATCCGAAACGGATTCGACAAGTTCTCTTAAATCTCATTGGAAATTCGATCAAGTTTACACGACCTCCGGGAGAAGTTTTTGTAAGTCTTAGAAAAACGGATTCGGAATATGAGATTATCGTAAAGGACACCGGGATCGGTATCGCCGACGTTGAACTTCCGAAAATTTTCGATACCTTCTATCAAATCAAAGGTGAAAATCAAGGTGAGTTTGAAGGAAGTGGTCTGGGTCTTCCCATTGTAAAAAAGATCATCGACGCTCACGAAGGCTCTATAACCGCCGAGAGCCGTTTAGGAATCGGAACGACCTTCTCCATTCTTCTTCCTATTGTTCTCCAGAAAAAAGACATAGTGCTTTCCGAAGACGCGGGTCCCAATGCGAATATTCAACCGACCGAAAATCTGGAAGTGGATTATCCCGCTGGAATTAAGTCTTCTTTGATCTTCATTGCGATTCGAGAAAGGATTTTCGACTCCGCGATCGAACGTTACTTCACAATGAATTCTCAAAAGTTCGTTTCGTTGCGTTCTCCGGAAGATTTTTCCACAATTCCTCAAAAAAGCCTCGATTATCACAAAATTTTACTATATGATACACACCTCCTCTTGGAGGACATCGGGATCGTGAAGGTTTTGAGAACTTGGTTATTGGAAGAACCAAAAAACAGGGTGCTCGTACTTTTGGACACTGCGGATATACCGCTTCCGTTTCTGGAAGACCTGCTTCCGTTCTTTCCGGACTACACGATTCAAAATCCTTTCTCCCTTGAAAAATTGAAATTGATATTACTTGAAATTCAGAAGGAGCGAACATTTGGAAACCGAGTTGAAAAAGAAGACGTCACTTCATAG
- the ispH gene encoding 4-hydroxy-3-methylbut-2-enyl diphosphate reductase yields MLEKIYLANPRGFCAGVKYAISYVEQVQANAAEQIYVRKEIVHNRRVVEDMKKRGILFINELEEAPDGATVVFSAHGVSPSVVEAAKNRGMKIGDATCPLVTRVHRKARRIKDTHQIIYIGHEGHDEAIGTMGEAEMFLVESAEDVIQLKEKIDPKKPLTYLMQTTLSVADTRNVVDQIAKTFPFVEHPAKDDICYATTERQEAVSEMMEKIDAMLVIGADNSSNSLRLLQLAQKSKPHSFKVTGADDLSKEYIQNNEITILGLTAGASTPQVLVDEIISKLKTFYPNAVVDLFPGSREDSMNFKLPTNLLA; encoded by the coding sequence ATGTTAGAAAAGATCTATTTAGCCAACCCCAGAGGATTTTGCGCCGGTGTAAAGTATGCGATTTCTTACGTGGAACAGGTTCAGGCGAACGCGGCGGAGCAAATCTACGTTCGTAAAGAGATCGTTCACAATCGAAGAGTTGTGGAAGACATGAAAAAAAGAGGAATTTTATTTATCAACGAACTCGAAGAAGCTCCGGACGGAGCCACAGTCGTATTCTCCGCTCATGGGGTCTCGCCTTCGGTCGTCGAAGCCGCAAAAAATCGAGGTATGAAGATCGGAGACGCAACCTGTCCGCTTGTAACTCGGGTTCATCGTAAGGCGAGAAGAATCAAGGACACACATCAGATCATCTATATCGGACACGAGGGACACGACGAAGCGATCGGGACGATGGGAGAAGCGGAAATGTTTCTTGTAGAATCCGCCGAGGACGTGATTCAACTCAAAGAAAAAATCGATCCTAAAAAACCGCTCACTTATTTGATGCAAACGACTTTGTCAGTTGCGGACACAAGAAACGTAGTCGATCAAATCGCAAAAACTTTTCCCTTTGTGGAACATCCGGCAAAGGATGATATTTGTTATGCGACTACGGAAAGACAGGAAGCAGTTTCCGAAATGATGGAAAAAATTGACGCGATGCTCGTAATCGGAGCGGATAATAGTTCGAATTCTTTGCGGCTTTTACAACTCGCTCAGAAATCCAAACCGCACTCCTTTAAGGTGACCGGGGCTGACGATCTTTCAAAAGAGTATATTCAAAATAATGAAATTACCATTTTAGGCCTGACCGCGGGTGCGTCCACACCTCAGGTCCTCGTTGACGAAATAATTTCTAAATTAAAAACATTCTATCCAAACGCAGTCGTGGATTTGTTTCCCGGATCCAGAGAAGACTCGATGAATTTTAAACTTCCTACCAACTTGCTCGCCTAA
- a CDS encoding flagellin, producing MIINHNISAIFAHRTLKFNSENMGKDIEKLSSGMRINRAGDDASGLAVSEKMRTQILGLRRAEMNTEDGMSLIQTTEGYLQETHEIVQRIRVLAVQAANGIYTEEDRQQIQVEVSQLVDEIDRIASQAEFNKMKLLTGAFARLNPTASMWFHMGANMHQRERVYIETMNTAALGLRNPTVLTFISLSTAGKANSVIGLADDALRSISKQRADLGAYYNRLEHAAKGLMNAYENIQAAESRIRDTDMAEQMTSFTRYQILTQAATAMLAQANMKPQTVLQLLK from the coding sequence ATGATTATCAACCATAATATCAGTGCCATTTTCGCACACAGAACATTGAAGTTCAATAGCGAAAACATGGGTAAGGACATCGAGAAGTTGTCCTCCGGAATGAGAATCAACCGTGCAGGTGACGACGCTTCCGGTCTTGCAGTGTCCGAAAAAATGAGAACCCAGATTCTGGGCCTCAGAAGAGCGGAAATGAACACTGAAGATGGTATGTCTCTAATCCAGACTACTGAAGGATATCTCCAGGAAACTCATGAGATCGTTCAAAGAATCCGCGTATTGGCTGTTCAGGCTGCTAACGGTATTTATACCGAAGAAGACAGACAACAGATCCAAGTGGAAGTTTCCCAGTTGGTCGATGAGATCGACCGGATCGCTTCTCAAGCCGAATTCAACAAAATGAAACTCCTTACGGGAGCTTTTGCAAGGTTGAATCCGACTGCGAGTATGTGGTTTCACATGGGTGCAAACATGCACCAGAGAGAAAGAGTTTACATTGAAACGATGAATACGGCGGCATTGGGTCTTAGAAACCCGACCGTTTTAACGTTTATTTCTCTTTCTACTGCCGGCAAGGCTAACTCAGTGATCGGATTGGCTGACGATGCGCTTCGTTCCATCTCTAAACAGAGAGCGGACTTAGGTGCGTATTACAACCGTCTGGAACACGCCGCTAAGGGTCTCATGAACGCTTATGAGAACATCCAGGCTGCGGAATCCAGAATCCGTGACACCGATATGGCTGAGCAAATGACCAGCTTCACGCGTTATCAGATCCTGACTCAGGCTGCTACCGCAATGCTGGCTCAGGCCAATATGAAACCGCAAACGGTTCTCCAGTTACTGAAGTAA
- a CDS encoding TolC family protein, translated as MSSLRIYFTIFLFSLSLPILGEGKDVHTVLELIAKEHPEAKSLGHLTHAHQSHTEATGILPDPKIGVAYRNFPTRNGYALNDRPLDTPTMTGVEFSLSQEFPFPGKLGAEQKISKYMEKEAGFSYLSGINRLLGDLLSKLNRYQRLQSKKNLNGKIVQILSAQKNISESYYSSGNISLAGSLKATVAKTESFEKETEYNTNLKDLSSQLSYFQIQERLSFHDLSSLNLEDYFKENESKILGLKDSLEKAASSNPEYKSFLTGEKRLKESAKLSKLSLLPQTEVFVSYMNRRNQNFAIDRGPLNYQLMDTTEYRGDLFSFGVNLRIPVWSALKWESITGQYEREADAGKESAEKVKMQVISELNRNVELIRGYEKQIEILEKRLIPELERVVRANASLYVPGKASPQDILMTQVEVINAQIRKEDLIERKNESILNVLRILSQIYSEPNDGTHSGHGEEGARL; from the coding sequence ATGAGTTCTCTACGCATTTATTTTACGATTTTTCTATTTTCTCTTTCCCTTCCCATTTTGGGAGAAGGAAAAGACGTGCATACGGTTTTAGAACTGATTGCAAAAGAACATCCCGAAGCAAAGTCTCTCGGTCACCTAACACACGCGCACCAATCGCATACGGAAGCGACCGGTATTCTTCCCGATCCGAAGATCGGTGTCGCCTATCGTAACTTTCCCACAAGAAACGGTTACGCACTCAACGACAGACCTCTGGATACGCCTACGATGACCGGAGTTGAGTTTTCTCTTTCTCAAGAATTTCCGTTTCCGGGAAAGTTAGGCGCCGAGCAAAAAATTTCCAAATATATGGAGAAAGAAGCGGGTTTTAGTTATCTCTCCGGAATCAATCGACTTTTGGGAGATCTTCTCTCCAAGCTCAATCGATATCAAAGACTTCAGAGCAAAAAGAACTTAAACGGAAAGATTGTGCAAATTCTTTCGGCGCAGAAGAATATCTCGGAAAGTTATTATTCTTCCGGAAATATTTCCCTCGCGGGAAGCCTCAAGGCCACGGTAGCAAAAACTGAGTCCTTTGAAAAAGAAACGGAATACAATACAAATCTAAAAGACCTTTCTTCTCAATTGAGTTACTTTCAAATCCAAGAGAGGCTCTCCTTTCACGATCTTTCTTCTTTGAATCTCGAAGACTACTTTAAAGAAAATGAATCTAAAATTCTAGGCTTAAAGGATTCTTTAGAAAAGGCCGCGAGTTCAAATCCGGAATACAAATCCTTTCTCACCGGTGAAAAAAGACTCAAAGAATCGGCCAAACTCAGTAAACTTTCTCTTCTTCCTCAAACCGAAGTTTTTGTTTCGTACATGAATCGTAGAAATCAAAATTTCGCGATCGATCGTGGACCGTTGAACTATCAATTGATGGATACGACGGAATACAGAGGCGACCTTTTTAGCTTCGGTGTGAATTTAAGAATTCCAGTTTGGTCAGCACTCAAATGGGAAAGTATTACGGGCCAGTATGAAAGGGAAGCGGACGCGGGAAAAGAATCCGCAGAGAAGGTGAAGATGCAGGTGATCTCGGAATTAAATCGTAACGTAGAACTGATCCGTGGTTACGAGAAGCAGATTGAAATTCTCGAGAAAAGATTGATTCCCGAATTGGAAAGGGTCGTTCGAGCCAACGCTTCTTTGTATGTTCCCGGAAAGGCGAGTCCGCAAGATATTCTGATGACTCAAGTGGAAGTGATCAACGCTCAAATTCGTAAGGAAGATCTGATAGAAAGGAAAAACGAATCGATCTTAAACGTACTTCGAATCCTGAGTCAAATTTATTCCGAACCAAACGATGGAACCCATTCCGGTCATGGAGAAGAAGGAGCTCGTCTATGA